A genomic region of Prochlorococcus marinus XMU1405 contains the following coding sequences:
- a CDS encoding mannose-1-phosphate guanylyltransferase/mannose-6-phosphate isomerase: MANNLKIKDSKIIPVILCGGSGTRLWPLSRASFPKQFISLNSDTKKSLLQKTQLRIRDLKNLSDPILICNEDHRFIVAEQIREIEVEEFSILLEPIGKNTAPGITVAALKALEKDPDPILLVLASDHEIKNNQIFVKALNEGINYALKDQIVTFGIIPNSPETGYGYIKASKPLSEENLKGEKIEQFLEKPDIKTAQELIKNKHYSWNSGIFIFKARTLLNEISKFSPEILTYCKRSLKNSIKDLDFQRLNKIDFEKCPNKSFDIAVMEKTDKGIVIPLNCGWNDIGSWKAIWENSKKDNCGNYIQGKVIAEKTKDSYLRSENRLIVGLGLDNLIVVETNDAVLIADKNQSQIVKNIVQKLKEREIIEGQYHKEVKRPWGSYLSLVQDLRWQVKLILIKPGQQLSLQMHHHRSEHWVVVSGTAKVKIDEKEKFLSENESIHIPLGSKHRLSNPGRMPLKIIEVQSGSYVGEDDIQRFADDYGRI; this comes from the coding sequence ATGGCAAATAATTTGAAAATTAAAGATTCAAAAATAATACCTGTTATTTTATGTGGTGGTTCAGGAACACGTCTTTGGCCACTATCTAGAGCAAGTTTTCCAAAACAATTCATATCACTAAATTCAGATACAAAAAAGTCTTTACTCCAAAAAACTCAATTAAGAATAAGAGACTTAAAGAATCTTAGCGATCCTATTCTTATTTGCAATGAAGATCATAGATTTATAGTGGCTGAACAGATAAGAGAAATTGAAGTAGAAGAATTTTCAATTTTATTAGAACCTATTGGAAAGAATACTGCACCTGGAATAACTGTTGCAGCACTAAAAGCTTTGGAAAAAGATCCCGATCCAATATTACTAGTTCTAGCTTCCGACCATGAAATAAAAAATAATCAAATTTTTGTTAAAGCATTAAATGAAGGGATTAATTATGCTTTAAAAGATCAAATAGTTACTTTCGGTATAATTCCTAATTCTCCCGAGACTGGTTATGGCTATATAAAAGCATCGAAGCCTCTATCTGAGGAAAATCTTAAAGGAGAAAAGATAGAACAGTTTTTAGAAAAACCTGATATTAAAACAGCACAAGAGCTTATTAAGAACAAACATTATTCTTGGAATAGTGGAATATTTATTTTTAAAGCCAGAACTTTATTAAATGAGATAAGTAAATTTTCTCCTGAAATATTGACATATTGTAAAAGATCTTTAAAAAACAGTATCAAAGACTTAGATTTCCAGAGATTAAACAAAATTGATTTTGAAAAATGTCCAAATAAATCATTTGACATAGCCGTAATGGAAAAAACTGATAAAGGGATTGTTATACCTCTTAATTGCGGCTGGAATGATATTGGTAGTTGGAAAGCAATTTGGGAAAACTCAAAAAAAGATAATTGTGGAAATTATATTCAGGGGAAAGTAATCGCAGAAAAGACAAAAGACTCTTACTTAAGAAGTGAAAACAGACTTATCGTAGGTCTTGGGCTAGATAATTTAATAGTAGTCGAAACAAATGATGCAGTATTAATAGCTGATAAAAACCAATCTCAAATTGTTAAAAATATTGTTCAGAAGCTTAAAGAAAGAGAAATAATAGAAGGACAGTATCACAAAGAAGTCAAAAGACCATGGGGATCATATCTATCATTGGTTCAAGATTTAAGATGGCAAGTAAAATTAATTTTAATAAAACCTGGACAACAGTTATCTTTACAAATGCATCATCACCGCTCAGAACATTGGGTGGTTGTTTCTGGGACTGCGAAAGTAAAAATTGACGAAAAAGAAAAATTTTTAAGTGAAAATGAAAGTATTCATATTCCTCTTGGATCAAAGCATAGATTGTCTAATCCTGGAAGGATGCCTCTAAAAATAATTGAAGTACAAAGCGGATCTTATGTAGGGGAAGACGATATACAAAGATTTGCAGATGATTACGGCAGGATATAG